A segment of the Capra hircus breed San Clemente chromosome 19, ASM170441v1, whole genome shotgun sequence genome:
CCTCCAAGAAAGCGTCTTCCCGCAATGTGGCCGTGGAGCGCAGGAACCTGATCACCGTGTGCAGGTGGGCACCGCcggcgggcgggggtggggtggtcaAGGAGAGGCGACGGGGCCGGCTGGATGCGAGGATGCACAGCAGACGCGAAGAAAAGGGAGGCAGCACAGGGTTAAGAGGAGCCCGCGTCCGCTATCCTCAGACCCAGGCTTGGAGAGGGTCTAGAGGTTTGGTCCCTATCCTTCTAGGCCAGACCAGGCCAGGCCTGTGCCCAGCCTGGGGCCTGGAGGGTGAGGGGTGTTTAATTGGCACTGCAGCTTCCTGTGAGAACCAGGAAGTGACATTGTCtgtgagggggaggggtggggagggctggctCCCTTGCTGGGGGCGGGAGCTGGGTGGGCAGAGAAGAACTGATGGGAGAGGGGAATGAACGCCCTCCAAGCATGTCCTCACTCCCACCCCTGCCAACCTGGCCTCTCTGGGGTAGGGCTTTTCTGGGAGATTTCCCACTGCTCAAATCCTGGAGCAGGGGTGGTGCCCTCCTCCATCTCTAGGCAGTTGCAACCCATGGCAGGGTCAACAGGGCATGTAGGTGAAGTCCTGGAATCCATCCAGTGAAGGCACAGCACTGCCCCTGTGGTGGGAAGGAGTGAGGGTCTGACCGCAGAAGCTGTGTTCTCCCGGGTCCAAGGGGAGGAGATTGGGAGGGCCGAGCCCTTGGTTCCCAAGGGTGGGGTTGTCGCAGTGTTGGGAAGACTTGCCCGCTTTCTTGGGGCCCAGAAAGTGAACCTTCCCACTCCCCAGCCCTGCAGTGGCTCACTCTCCCCTCCCTGAAGCCAGGAATGACCAGTCCTCAGCCCCTACCTGTACTCATCTCTCCCCCTTGGAGCCCCCTGCCAGctgccttctccacctgcagTCTCCCCTCTGCCCCACGCCACCTCTGAGGGCTCAGCTGTCTTCCCTTGCCAGACCCACCTGCCTGCATACCAGCCGTGGTCCTGCTCCTTCCCCCAGGGATCAGTGCCCACCTGATGCCCTAGGTCTGTCTCCTACAACTCTTCCAGGTTCCTGGGTGCACACTCAGCTCTACTACGTCTGTCTCATACCATTATATCCCCAGTGCCTAGCATGGTGCTGTGCACACATGACCTCTGTAAAAATGCCTGGAACGTTAGAGAAGGAATGAGTGCGGCAGTGGCCCAGCCCAAATGCAGGCCTCTGCCTCCATGCTCACCTCCCAGGCCCTGCCAGTGTGGTGTGAAACACAGACAGTCCTAGGTTCAGGCTTTTCTTCAGTTATTAGCTGTACCACTTTGCGGAAGTCTCCTAACCACTCTGAGCCTTGGGTGTCTCACCATCTCCATCGTAGGTGTAACAGCCGCACCAAGGAATGGTAATGACATGATGCATGTTGGAGCCTAGTCCTGCACCTGGCACATGAAAACAGCCCGTCCCTATGCCATCCTTCCTGTCCCTCTCATCTCTCTTGACCTCCTAGGTTCTTCTGCCTTCTCTTGCCTGCCAGGACAGCTGGGACTGTTGAAAGTGTAGGGAAGGGACAAAcgcctctgggcctcagctgcAGAAGCAGACGTTCTGGGGGACTGGAAGTGGGGTTAGATCTGGAATGTGAGGGAAAGAGTTGGTGGGGAAGGGGTGATTGCGAGCATGACAGAGGCTCAGAAATCCCTCTGGTCCCTGCCGCCTCATCACAGTCACGTGGTTTGCCTCCAGCTCTGGGAACAGTTCCCTTTAGCAGGCCAAGGGCTCCCCTGGGCCCTGGTTTCCCTGTCTCCATGGTAACCTGCAGCAGCCATTGCACCTCTGAGCAGGGAACACACCATGGGGCTCCCGGGGGCGATGACCAGCACCACAGCACCCCTGAGGACAGATGGCAGATGGCTGCCATGCTGAAACCAGCCACAGGCCCCCACTGAGGTCTGACCCAAATGACCAGAAGACATCACAGGAGCAGGGCTGTATAATAAAGTCCGGATAATGTCCTAAACACAGACTCCTTCTGGTCATGCCATTAATGGCCCAGTTCCTTACCACCCCTGCCCCATGGCTTGCtcactcaccttctcccagactTTTCCCAGAATTTGAACCAAAATTTGATGAGACAAGTACTATTGTTCTTGTTTACACCTGGGGAATATGGGCCTTggagagattaagtgacttgtccaaggccacaaAGGTACCACCAGGACACAGGATTTGAGtccatccaggctgcctcccTTGGTACAGCCCCAGCACTGACCTGATTCTTATCTCAGGCCAGACCAACTCAAAGGAAGGGACTGAGGTCTGTGGGGTTAGTTGTGCCATTGGCCTAGAGCCTTGGCGGCCAGTGTTCGAGGGCTGGAGCACAGAGCGGAGGACAGAGTGtggaggaggcaggggctgcTTGGGGTCTCACTGATCctgacatccaccaggaggtcCCAGAAAGAGCAAGGGCATTGGGATCAGACATACCTGTTGACACCTcacaagctgtgtgactttgaacaaaTCAGTCAGTCTCTTAGACCCTTCAGTTATCTTATCTGTAAAATCGGGGTGATGGTGATACTAAGAGGACCTCCCTCCCAAGGCTGTCAGGATAGATGAGATGACACATACAGAGTATAACGTTGGGCACATTACAGGACTGGATGAGCTTAGAGAAAGAAGGATGGTGCCAAGCAGCCCCCATGTCCCTGGATACATCCCCCCTGCTGTACCACCCACAGAGGGGCCATGATGGGATGCTGGGAACCAGGTCCTCATCCCTGCCCCACCCTGCTGCAGCGATGGCAGGTGGAGAATGCAGGCCTAGGGACTGCAGAGGGAGCCCAGGCTCTGGGTGGATtggagggagggtgggggctgCTGGGCTCCAGTCTCTCAGCCCCATTGGCTTCCCTTGGCTTCTTTCCTCTCTGAGAGGCCAGGTGTCCGGGCCCTCAGGCCCCCTTCCAGAGATCTGCCAGTGCCCCTTCCCACCCATTGTGTGTGTCAGACCCGCGCCCTGCGCCTCCCCCGGCCCAGCTCTGCACTGCCTGGTTCTGGGCAGCTGGTGTGTGGGTGGCCAAGCTAGGAAGGAAAAGGGGGAAGGGGGGCATCTGTGTGCTGGGGGTCCACCTGGCCACCCATGCATGCCCACGCTCCATGTGCTTGGTGCAACTCACATGCTCTGGCACAGGtgaccccagccccaccccagaagGGACTGGAGAATGTTCTAGCAATAGCAGAAGGCAGCTCAGGACAGGGGCACAAAGCAGCTCCCACCTCCGAGCCAACCCCCGCCCTTCTCTGACAGAGAGGATGCAACTCCAAAGGGTGGCTGATCAGGAAGAGGCTCTGGGCTGGCCCCCGGCTCTGGGCGCCTCATCCTTCTACCTGTTGTTTCATCCCCTCTCACACCTTGTTCCTAAAGCCTCCCTTCTCTGCCTGTCACCTCTCCGTCACCCACTCTGTCAATCAATCTCCCATCTGCCACCCTGCTCACTCACATCACAGCCCCTCTCTGGTCACTACAGCCTCACTAGTCCCCCACCCTCTTTCCCTCTGCCTCCCTACCACATCCATGCTCCTGGTGATCTCTTCTTATCCTGCCTTTTACCCCCATTACCCTGTCTTGTCACCTGACACCCCactgccccttctccctccctctcacccaGGTTCTCTGTGAAAACCCTGCTGGAGAAGTACACAACGGAGCCCATCGATGACTCATCCGAGGAGTTTGTGAATTTCGCAGCCATCTTAGAGCAGATCCTCAGCCACCGTTTCAAAGGTGGGTCCACGTTCCTGTCCCCTATTGCTCCCAGCTACCCCCTTCTGAGCTACTCTGTGGCTGTCTGAACCCCATTCCTGGTCCCAATTCTAGGTCATGCACAGAAGCTCAAGCACAGAGCTGGGAAGGGGGGGCACAATACAAGGGGTACCCACAAGCCCCAGCAGTGAGCCtttgtgtacatgcatgtgtggGTATGTCTGTTTGGGGCAGGCGTGATGCACATGCATGGCTGCTTTTATTTATGCATGTGGATGCCCCATGACATGGACCCTCTCCAAACTCCCTGGTCTTGCTGAGCCCGCTCCCTGCCCTGGCTCAGCCTGTGCCCCAGCAGGTCCGGTGAGCTGGTTCAGCTCAGATGGGCAGCGAGGCTTTTGGGACTACATCCGCCTGGCCTGCAGCAAAGTGCCCAACAACTGTGTGAGCAGCATCGAGAACATGGAAAACATCAGTACTGCCCGGGCCAAGGTGAGGGGCCTGCAGCGGGCAGGGCCAGGGCAGCTGCTCCCTCCTCTGGATACAGAGGGGCTGCTTGCTTCTTGGTCCTCGCCCCAGCCCACAGGCCCTGGGGAGAAGGGCCACAGGAGGTTCAGACCCAGGGGCACACACATGGGTCCCTCTGGGGCAGCCGGTAAAAGTGAACGTGCTTTCCAGGGCCGGGCATGGATCCGGGTGGCACTGATGGAGAAACGCATGTCGGAATACATCACCACAGCCCTGCGGGACACTCGGACCACCAGGTCAGACCCCCTCAATCAGTGTGGACCACAAGTCTCAGGATGTACATTCATTGCCTAAACACACTTGATCCTTAAGTTGTGGCAGCAACCTTCAGTATCTGGACTACAACTACCAGCACGCACTGCTAGTTTCCCTCTCCCAGACCATCCACCCATCAGCTGGGCCAGCCCGTCCCAGAACACACTTTTAGCACTATCATCATCTCTTCCAAGTCAAATTCATTATCCCCCATGACCCCAGTGCTGGTCTCACGCATACAGCTCTGGACAAGCCTCAACTATGTATTGTTTTACTTGTTGGCCTCGTTCCATGACCTATAGCACACAGCTCTACCTGCTCTGCAAACAGCAGCAGTACCGTACTTGCTACCCATGGACTCCAGAGTCCcaggggacagagtttcagtccATACACTGTGGGTCTGCAGAGACATTGGGTCTGGGAGGCAGGGTCACAGGCAAGATGTGCCAAAGGGGAAAATGAGTACAGTGGGGACATGTGCCTCGCTACCCCCCTCATGTGGTCACACCCAACCTGATGTTTTTAGCTGCAGTGTATCTCTAGTGTGTCCTCACATTTCAGGATTCAcattaacatatattaaaaaaaaatcgacTGTATGCCAAaatacttccctggtagctcagacggtagagaatctgcctacaatgcaggaaacctgggttctattcctgggtcgcgaagatcccctggagaagggaatggcaacccactccagtattcttgtctgtagagtcccatggacagtagcctaccaggctcctctgtccatggggttgtaaagagtgggacacgactgagagacaaacacttcactatatgccaagcactgtttGGGACTTGTTTCCTGATTTTAAGGATCTGGGTGACTCTGTACTTGGTGGAGAAGGGGTAGTTCAGAGTGATGGAGGTCGAATCTCAGGGGACACGCGCTTTAATAGGTGGGAGACACAGGTGCTATCCCCAGTAGGCCCCAGCCTGAGAGGGAGACACAGTGAGGGGTGAGCAGGAAAAAAGATACCTCCTTCCTCCAGGCAAGGTTTGTGATAAGCCAACAGGAGAAGCCCTGAGGTGTGGGGCTCTCTGGGAAGACTACATTGCCGgtacctccctcctccccacagacGCTTCTACGACTCAGGAGCCATCATGATGCGGGAGGAAGCCACGGTCCTCACTGGGATGCTGATCGGACTGAGCGCCATAGACTTCAGGTGGGGTCTGGGTGGCGGTGGCGGTCGCCGTGACGGTGGGTGGGATTGGGGTTGTTTCTCTGCGAAAGTCCACGCTCCCATCCGCTCATACCTGCCCCCCACCCTGTGGCTGCTCTGCCCCCAGCTTCTGCCTAAAGGGCGAAGTGCTGGACGGGAAGACCCCCGTGGTCATCGACTACACGCCCtacctgaagttcactcagaggTAAGCAGCCCAATTGTTGCGATTGTTGCGGAGGTGGGTGGTGCGGACAGACGACCGCCCTGAGGGGTGGGGATGGCGGGCGGGAGGCGAGCGGTCTGGCATCAtgccgcccccctccccgccccccgcccccggcccaagAGGCTCGTCTGTGTAACTGTGTAACCTTGGTTGTGTAACTGCTCCCTCCCTCAAGCTACGACTACTTGACGGACGAGGAGGAGCGGCACAGCGCCGAGAGCAGCACGAGCGAGGACAACTCGCCCGAGCACCCGTACCTGCCGCTCGTCACCGACGAGGACAGCTGGTACAGCAAGTGGCACAAGATGGAACAGAAGTTCCGCATTGTCTACGCGCAGAAGGTGTGCGGCGCGCGGCGTGGGCGGGGCGTGGACGGGGCGAGCCCGGCAGAAGGCGGGGCGGGCGGCCGCGGGGACCCCCTTCTCTCGCCGCCGGGGCTGAGCTGGCGCCCCGCAGGGCTACCTGGAGGAGCTGGTGCGTCTGCGCGAGTCGCAGCTGAAGGACCTGGAGGCGGAGAACCGGCGGCTGCAACTGCAGCTGGAGGAGGCGGCGGCGCAGAACCAGCGGGAGAAGCGGGAGCTGGAAGGCGTGATCCTGGAGCTGCAGGAGCAGCTGTGAGTGCCGCCGCCGCGGCCCTGACCCCTGTCCCCCGCCACCCCGACCACATCGCCCCCGCTGACTCTAACATCACCTTTCCTGATGCCAACCACCAACATCAGACCACTGAGCCCGATACCGCCACCCTGAGATCCCCTTCCCCGGGCGACCTAGCTTTATTCTCAACATAAGACCCGCCCCAAGCCGGCTCCCCACTTCATCCTTAGCTACGTACGAGACACCAGCTAGAATGGCCACTCAGCAGTACTGCTGGGATTCCGGCACTACAGGAGCTCCAGTATTACTCACAAGCATCTCTAATTAATAGTATTCAACGCCCTTCAACATGATTGCATCATTCCCTCTGTTCAACACGTCTGAACAGCATCGTAGGCCCACTGAGCATCAGGCACAGTGACCCCCGACCTCACTTTTACCCATCTTCTAACAGTTCCTCTTTAAACGTTTTCATCACCCTGAGGCCTCCCAGCCTGATCCCCTGACACCCCATTACTCTTCATGATCCCTGCACTGCTCTGCACCCACCTGCCCGCCACCCTCTCTGACATCTCATTATTCCGCTAAACCTCAACACAAGTGCTCTAATTCCTATCACCCCTGTGACCCCCCCAGTACACTCCACTGACTCCCAGGATCTGCCCCACTGACTCTCAACATTTGTAATGTTTCTGCCACCCAGGTTTCAATCCTAGCCCTTCCCCCCACCTCTCTCTGAGCCCTTCTTCCCCACTTCTGCTCCCTCTTCCAGCCAGGCCTgaccccccctccccatcccaggacaggtctgatccctggtgaCCACGCCCCCCTGGCCCAGGGTTCCAAGGACCTCACCACACGCCTGGTCAACCAATGGCCATCACTGGGCACACTCAGTGGGGCCGAGGGTGCCAACAACCCCAAGCTCTACCGGAGGTAAGCCCCAGCCAGACTCAGCCTGAGCTCAGTGTTGGTCCCTCCTCTCCTACAGAAGAGGGGCGCTAGGGGCTGTGGGCCTCTGTCCGCCCACTGGCTCTCTCTCTGCTTTGCCACAGACACAGTTTCATGAGCACGGAGCCCCTGTCTGCTGAAGCCAGTCTAAGCTCGGACTCCCAGCGCCTGGGAGAGGGCAAGCGGGACGAGGAGCCCTGGGGCCCCATCGGTGAGCCCCCCAATCCAGCACCCAGTATCCACTCCAAAAGGGCTGAGGCCAGGCCTTGGGTCTTGTAGTCAGGCCCTAGCCATTTCCCTCATTCACTCAACCCTGCCTGGGAGCTTAGCACAGCAACTGAGAGCTTGGTTTGGGGTGTCAGGCAGACCCTGGCACAAGTCCCAGCTGTGCCTTCTCTGGTCGTGGGAGCTTGGTCATTGAGTCCACCTTGCTGAGCCCTtcgtatctgtaaaatgggggtgctGACTAGAATAGTCACCAGTGTTGGCAAATGGTGAGGGCTCCATTACATCCTCAAAGGCCCCACAAAGGCCCTACAGATCCTTCGGGAGTTCTTTGCCTAActattttgctcttatttcctGCGCTCTATCAACCAGTTGCCTGACCAttgtttcccccttctctttgGCTGCCAGGAAGCTCAGAACCAAATTAGTGGCTCCCTTCAAGCGAATGTCCAGGACTTCAACGCATGCATTTTGTGTTGCCCTCCCTCCTTGGCTTCACCTGGCTTTCCCACCCTAGTTTCCCTGGTGCCTGGACCGCctgtcttttctttctaaaatccaCACCGCACTGGATGACCCTAGAACTTCCTTGAGACGAGGCAGGCTATGGACCGTGGAACCCCGCCACACTGTGTCTGTGATTGTCCGTGTGTCTGTCTCCCCATCAGACtgtga
Coding sequences within it:
- the RUNDC3A gene encoding RUN domain-containing protein 3A isoform X1 — protein: MEASFVQTTMALGLSSKKASSRNVAVERRNLITVCRFSVKTLLEKYTTEPIDDSSEEFVNFAAILEQILSHRFKAGPVSWFSSDGQRGFWDYIRLACSKVPNNCVSSIENMENISTARAKGRAWIRVALMEKRMSEYITTALRDTRTTRRFYDSGAIMMREEATVLTGMLIGLSAIDFSFCLKGEVLDGKTPVVIDYTPYLKFTQSYDYLTDEEERHSAESSTSEDNSPEHPYLPLVTDEDSWYSKWHKMEQKFRIVYAQKGYLEELVRLRESQLKDLEAENRRLQLQLEEAAAQNQREKRELEGVILELQEQLTGLIPGDHAPLAQGSKDLTTRLVNQWPSLGTLSGAEGANNPKLYRRHSFMSTEPLSAEASLSSDSQRLGEGKRDEEPWGPIGKDPTPSMLGLCGSLASIPSCKSLASFKSNECLVSDSPEGSPALSPS
- the RUNDC3A gene encoding RUN domain-containing protein 3A isoform X8 yields the protein MEASFVQTTMALGLSSKKASSRNVAVERRNLITVCRFSVKTLLEKYTTEPIDDSSEEFVNFAAILEQILSHRFKGPVSWFSSDGQRGFWDYIRLACSKVPNNCVSSIENMENISTARAKGRAWIRVALMEKRMSEYITTALRDTRTTRRFYDSGAIMMREEATVLTGMLIGLSAIDFSFCLKGEVLDGKTPVVIDYTPYLKFTQSYDYLTDEEERHSAESSTSEDNSPEHPYLPLVTDEDSWYSKWHKMEQKFRIVYAQKGYLEELVRLRESQLKDLEAENRRLQLQLEEAAAQNQREKRELEGVILELQEQLHSFMSTEPLSAEASLSSDSQRLGEGKRDEEPWGPIGKDPTPSMLGLCGSLASIPSCKSLASFKSNECLVSDSPEGSPALSPS
- the RUNDC3A gene encoding RUN domain-containing protein 3A isoform X4; this translates as MEASFVQTTMALGLSSKKASSRNVAVERRNLITVCRFSVKTLLEKYTTEPIDDSSEEFVNFAAILEQILSHRFKACAPAGPVSWFSSDGQRGFWDYIRLACSKVPNNCVSSIENMENISTARAKGRAWIRVALMEKRMSEYITTALRDTRTTRRFYDSGAIMMREEATVLTGMLIGLSAIDFSFCLKGEVLDGKTPVVIDYTPYLKFTQSYDYLTDEEERHSAESSTSEDNSPEHPYLPLVTDEDSWYSKWHKMEQKFRIVYAQKGYLEELVRLRESQLKDLEAENRRLQLQLEEAAAQNQREKRELEGVILELQEQLTGLIPGDHAPLAQGSKDLTTRLVNQWPSLGTLSGAEGANNPKLYRRHSFMSTEPLSAEASLSSDSQRLGEGKRDEEPWGPIGSSEPN
- the RUNDC3A gene encoding RUN domain-containing protein 3A isoform X3, whose product is MEASFVQTTMALGLSSKKASSRNVAVERRNLITVCRFSVKTLLEKYTTEPIDDSSEEFVNFAAILEQILSHRFKACAPAGPVSWFSSDGQRGFWDYIRLACSKVPNNCVSSIENMENISTARAKGRAWIRVALMEKRMSEYITTALRDTRTTRRFYDSGAIMMREEATVLTGMLIGLSAIDFSFCLKGEVLDGKTPVVIDYTPYLKFTQSYDYLTDEEERHSAESSTSEDNSPEHPYLPLVTDEDSWYSKWHKMEQKFRIVYAQKGYLEELVRLRESQLKDLEAENRRLQLQLEEAAAQNQREKRELEGVILELQEQLTGLIPGDHAPLAQGSKDLTTRLVNQWPSLGTLSGAEGANNPKLYRRHSFMSTEPLSAEASLSSDSQRLGEGKRDEEPWGPIGKDPTPSMLGLCGSLASIPSCKSLASFKSNECLVSDSPEGSPALSPS
- the RUNDC3A gene encoding RUN domain-containing protein 3A isoform X5 is translated as MEASFVQTTMALGLSSKKASSRNVAVERRNLITVCRFSVKTLLEKYTTEPIDDSSEEFVNFAAILEQILSHRFKGPVSWFSSDGQRGFWDYIRLACSKVPNNCVSSIENMENISTARAKGRAWIRVALMEKRMSEYITTALRDTRTTRRFYDSGAIMMREEATVLTGMLIGLSAIDFSFCLKGEVLDGKTPVVIDYTPYLKFTQSYDYLTDEEERHSAESSTSEDNSPEHPYLPLVTDEDSWYSKWHKMEQKFRIVYAQKGYLEELVRLRESQLKDLEAENRRLQLQLEEAAAQNQREKRELEGVILELQEQLTGLIPGDHAPLAQGSKDLTTRLVNQWPSLGTLSGAEGANNPKLYRRHSFMSTEPLSAEASLSSDSQRLGEGKRDEEPWGPIGSSEPN
- the RUNDC3A gene encoding RUN domain-containing protein 3A isoform X6, whose product is MEASFVQTTMALGLSSKKASSRNVAVERRNLITVCRFSVKTLLEKYTTEPIDDSSEEFVNFAAILEQILSHRFKACAPAGPVSWFSSDGQRGFWDYIRLACSKVPNNCVSSIENMENISTARAKGRAWIRVALMEKRMSEYITTALRDTRTTRRFYDSGAIMMREEATVLTGMLIGLSAIDFSFCLKGEVLDGKTPVVIDYTPYLKFTQSYDYLTDEEERHSAESSTSEDNSPEHPYLPLVTDEDSWYSKWHKMEQKFRIVYAQKGYLEELVRLRESQLKDLEAENRRLQLQLEEAAAQNQREKRELEGVILELQEQLHSFMSTEPLSAEASLSSDSQRLGEGKRDEEPWGPIGKDPTPSMLGLCGSLASIPSCKSLASFKSNECLVSDSPEGSPALSPS
- the RUNDC3A gene encoding RUN domain-containing protein 3A isoform X7; protein product: MEASFVQTTMALGLSSKKASSRNVAVERRNLITVCRFSVKTLLEKYTTEPIDDSSEEFVNFAAILEQILSHRFKACAPAGPVSWFSSDGQRGFWDYIRLACSKVPNNCVSSIENMENISTARAKGRAWIRVALMEKRMSEYITTALRDTRTTRRFYDSGAIMMREEATVLTGMLIGLSAIDFSFCLKGEVLDGKTPVVIDYTPYLKFTQSYDYLTDEEERHSAESSTSEDNSPEHPYLPLVTDEDSWYSKWHKMEQKFRIVYAQKGYLEELVRLRESQLKDLEAENRRLQLQLEEAAAQNQREKRELEGVILELQEQLEGPHALHAGPLRLPGLHPQLQVPGELQIQRVPGERQSRGQPGTEPQLRSGVGSASPTCRPSSEPPQPRPPSRERCPLCQESL
- the RUNDC3A gene encoding RUN domain-containing protein 3A isoform X9 — protein: MEASFVQTTMALGLSSKKASSRNVAVERRNLITVCRFSVKTLLEKYTTEPIDDSSEEFVNFAAILEQILSHRFKACAPAGPVSWFSSDGQRGFWDYIRLACSKVPNNCVSSIENMENISTARAKGRAWIRVALMEKRMSEYITTALRDTRTTRRFYDSGAIMMREEATVLTGMLIGLSAIDFSFCLKGEVLDGKTPVVIDYTPYLKFTQSYDYLTDEEERHSAESSTSEDNSPEHPYLPLVTDEDSWYSKWHKMEQKFRIVYAQKGYLEELVRLRESQLKDLEAENRRLQLQLEEAAAQNQREKRELEGVILELQEQLHSFMSTEPLSAEASLSSDSQRLGEGKRDEEPWGPIGSSEPN
- the RUNDC3A gene encoding RUN domain-containing protein 3A isoform X2, which translates into the protein MEASFVQTTMALGLSSKKASSRNVAVERRNLITVCRFSVKTLLEKYTTEPIDDSSEEFVNFAAILEQILSHRFKGPVSWFSSDGQRGFWDYIRLACSKVPNNCVSSIENMENISTARAKGRAWIRVALMEKRMSEYITTALRDTRTTRRFYDSGAIMMREEATVLTGMLIGLSAIDFSFCLKGEVLDGKTPVVIDYTPYLKFTQSYDYLTDEEERHSAESSTSEDNSPEHPYLPLVTDEDSWYSKWHKMEQKFRIVYAQKGYLEELVRLRESQLKDLEAENRRLQLQLEEAAAQNQREKRELEGVILELQEQLTGLIPGDHAPLAQGSKDLTTRLVNQWPSLGTLSGAEGANNPKLYRRHSFMSTEPLSAEASLSSDSQRLGEGKRDEEPWGPIGKDPTPSMLGLCGSLASIPSCKSLASFKSNECLVSDSPEGSPALSPS